AACTTTCTTATCGCCAACACGGTCACGAATGCTTTTAATTTGCATGTCAATGAAGTCAGCCATGGTCCAGTCTCCCTGGCAGCCACAAATTTCATAAACAAAGTTTTTCAACATTTGTTGGCCATGGATGGATGAGCGTACTTCAGGATGGTATTGGAAACCGTAAACTTGGGCTTCTTCGTTTTCAAAAGCAGCAGCTGGGCTGTGAGGAGCCACACCTGTGATTTCAAAACCTTCAGGAATTTCAGCAATACGGTCGCCGTGGCTCATTAAGACAGTTTCTTTTTCAGCTAAATCTTTAAAGATTTTAGAATCGGTCTTTTGAATGGTCATTTCTTGTTGACCATATTCACGTTTGTCAGAGGCTTCAACCACACCACCAAATTTCTTAGTGATCAATTGCATGCCATAGCAAATTCCTAAAACGGGTATTCCTAAGTTAAAAATTTCCTCGTCAATATCGAAGGAGCCTTCTTCATAAACTGAGTTAGGTCCTCCCGAAAGAATGATTCCCTTCACCTGGCCCTGGTCTTTAATTTCTTGAGCAGTTTGCCGGTGAGATTGTAATTCAGAATATACACCCAATTCACGAATACGGCGGGTAATCAGTTGGTTGTACTGGCTGCCGTAGTCAAGAACGATGATCTTTTCTAGGTCCTTTAAGGCTTTCATCCTAAGTTATCACTCACTTCCCTTATAATTTCTTTCTCATTTTATCAAAAACGCGCACATAATTCTAGTATTCCTTTCCTTTAATTCGGATTTATTCCTTTTTCTATCTATTTAACCGATACCAAGAGAGATCCTTTAACAATTCTGTCTTTTTATAAAGTATTTATTAAAATGCTGTGGGAGATAATTCAAAGTTGTTATAATTAGGGCTTTTATTGTATGATAAGGCTATTAGAAATGGCGGAAACGAGGGAAAATCATGCGCGAAATTTGCGGCAAATCACATGGAAAATTAATTTTAATGGGCGAGCACAGTGTGGTCTATGGCCAGCCATCCATTGCCCTACCCTTTCGAGCGGTAACCATTCAAGTGACTCTGGAGCCCGCTGGTAATTATTCCTATTTATTTAGTGACATCTATGAAGGTCCGGTAGAAGAAGCGCCTAAGAAACTTGATGCCTTGGTCGGTCTCTTTAACCGCCTTCGCCATGATTTCTTAAGCAGTCATGACCACTTCCTAATTAAGGTGAATAGTAATATTCCCGTTGAACGCGGTTTAGGGAGCTCAGCGGCCTTGTCGGTGGCCTTTATCCGTGCCTTTTTTAATTACTTAGGTAAAGATTTGTCCAATGAAGTCTTACTTGATTATGCGGACTTTGCCGAAACCATTAGCCACGGAACCCCTAGTGGCCTTGATGCCCGGGTAACGGCCTATAACCAACCCCTCTACTTCAAAAAAGAAGAAGCAGCTCAACCCTTCCATTTCCATACTCCCTATTGGCTAGTGATTGCTGACACTGGGATTTCAGGAAATA
The nucleotide sequence above comes from Aerococcus urinae. Encoded proteins:
- the mvk gene encoding mevalonate kinase encodes the protein MREICGKSHGKLILMGEHSVVYGQPSIALPFRAVTIQVTLEPAGNYSYLFSDIYEGPVEEAPKKLDALVGLFNRLRHDFLSSHDHFLIKVNSNIPVERGLGSSAALSVAFIRAFFNYLGKDLSNEVLLDYADFAETISHGTPSGLDARVTAYNQPLYFKKEEAAQPFHFHTPYWLVIADTGISGNTKQTVRNVRDAYESPFASRQIATQKTIKNLGLLTTDLTQALKTPQPSLEKLAKLINAAQHDLTALQVSSPELSWGIDYMRQHGAVAAKLTGGGGGGCYYALVPDRQTGEKLIQALADSPSACQSWLMPFSSESNTSEKE